The Dethiosulfovibrio peptidovorans DSM 11002 nucleotide sequence CTTTAAGACGTATATCAGAAGATCCTGTAGGTTGGCGGTGGATTCGGGCTTTCCGCAGACCCCCCTGACGGTGCAACCCGAGTTCTTGGCGGTCTCCTGACACTGGAAACAGAACATGGACATTCTTTCATCTCCCCCTCTGTGTAAGGTTATAATAAGCACGGGGAAACTTATCCCCGCACATCACGCTTATCATAATGGACTATGAAAAAACATATATCCTTGACCGACGTCAAGAAAACGAGGGGGGATTCGCCAGGTGACCATGGAAAAGGCGATGGAGAGGATTCCCGGATTCAACGGACTTTCCCGGGATGAGACCGAAAAGATACTCTCGATCTCCATACTCAAGAAGGCGAGAAAAAAGGAGATAATCTTCTCCGACGGGGAGGTCGGAGAGGGGTTCTTCGCCGTGCTCAGAGGCAGGGTGAGGGTCTACAAGATGTCCGAGGAGGGGCGAGAGGTGATACTCCACGTCTGCGGCCCGGGGGACCACTTCGGCCAGGTGTCCATGTTCGCCGGAAAAAACTATCCCGCCTGGGCCCAGGCCATGTCCGACTCGAAGCTGCTGCTCTTTCCTAGGAGGGCCTTTCTGGATCTGTTGTCCAGAGAGCCTCAGATAGCCATGTCTATGATGTCCGGCCTTTCCTCCAAGATGAGAGAGCTTACGCTACAGGTGGAGAGTCTGGCCCTCAAGGAGGTCCCGGGGCGACTGGCGTCGTATCTCATCATGCTGGCTGAGGAGAAAAAATCTCCCGGAAGCCTGCATCTGGACATTCCGAAATGGCAACTGGCCTCCGTTCTGGGGACTACCCCGGAGACCCTATCTCGGATATTCTCCGACATGACCGATCGAGGGCTGATAGATCTGGACAGGAGGGACGTCACGCTTCTGGACCACACCGCCCTGAAGGAACTGGCGGAACACGGCAGATTCTACGACGTCAGGACCCCAAAAAAATAGGAGACGGCCCGAAAGGACCGCCTCCTGACCTGTGAGAGAGAAAATCCCAGTTAAACCGGAATCTTAACGTGGCTATTTCTCCTCTATGGAATCGATCATACCCTCCATCTGAGGGTGATCCCCTATCATCACCAACATGATGTACTCGGAGTCGTCGCCACAGAGCACGGCGTTGCACTCGACACCACTGGGATTCTGGAAGCCGAACATGTACACGTCACCATCCTCTTCCGGTTCGGTGGCGTTGAGTTGCTGGGCATAGGCATATGCGAGGTCTTTTATCGCCGTCCCGTCGTTGTCCTCTACAGTCACGGTAAGAGCGGCGGACTTATCGTTCGCCATAATCGTGACGGTGCTTCCGTCCTGAGATACCCTCCATCCGTCGGGAACTTCAATGGAAAAACGGGGATATTCGACAGTAGCGGCAAAGGCACTCAGTGAAAGGGCAAGAACGAGCACCAGCAAAAGCAGAAAACATCTCTTCTTCATAGTAAAGAAAACCTCCTCGATTACGGCGACGGCGCCGTTTTTTCACACGATAAAATTCTACATTCCGGACGGCATGGTCGTCCATAACCCGAGGTCG carries:
- a CDS encoding Crp/Fnr family transcriptional regulator, encoding MEKAMERIPGFNGLSRDETEKILSISILKKARKKEIIFSDGEVGEGFFAVLRGRVRVYKMSEEGREVILHVCGPGDHFGQVSMFAGKNYPAWAQAMSDSKLLLFPRRAFLDLLSREPQIAMSMMSGLSSKMRELTLQVESLALKEVPGRLASYLIMLAEEKKSPGSLHLDIPKWQLASVLGTTPETLSRIFSDMTDRGLIDLDRRDVTLLDHTALKELAEHGRFYDVRTPKK